A part of Xenopus tropicalis strain Nigerian chromosome 4, UCB_Xtro_10.0, whole genome shotgun sequence genomic DNA contains:
- the hyi gene encoding putative hydroxypyruvate isomerase isoform X2 encodes MRHLTSGLNRKSPFQALHSKVLAVSGKDSDFHYPCACTPRLPPAPDLARWAYPRPLFACNTALLSGCNIAKFPGNIEAGELGLAAVPGRQDEFRTGLNEAVRIHIMAGRVPLGLERQNIEEEMEETFIENLQYAADILAQAGMVGLLEPINSLISEPRYFLNTPQHAASILQKVKRPNLKLQMDLYHWQIMGGNLTQNIKTYFPLIGHVQIAQVPHRNEPDSPGELNFMYLFDLLQELGYQGYVGCEYKPQGDTAKGLGWMKKYLKYCHVDNKTN; translated from the exons ATGCGGCATTTAACTTCCGGATTAAACCGGAAGTCGCCCTTTCAAGCTCTGCACAGTAAAGTACTG gccGTGTCCGGAAAAGACTCAGACTTCCATTACCCCTGTGCCTGCACACCCCGCCTGCCTCCTGCTCCCGATCTAGCACGGTGGGCGTATCCTCGGCCTCTCTTTGCCTGTAATACCGCCTTGCTTTCGGGCTGCAATATAGCGAAGTTTCCCG GTAACATAGAAGCTGGTGAACTTGGCCTTGCTGCTGTGCCTGGCAGGCAAGATGAATTCCGAACAGGTCTCAATGAAGCTGTCAG AATTCATATCATGGCAGGACGAGTGCCACTTGGTTTGGAACGACAAAATATTGAGGAAGAGATGGAGGAGACATTTATTGAAAACCTCCAGTATGCAGCAGACATCCTTGCACAG GCTGGAATGGTGGGACTTCTGGAACCTATAAACTCCCTAATCAGTGAACCTCGCTATTTCCTGAACACACCTCAACATG CTGCCTCAATACTGCAGAAAGTGAAAAGACCAAATTTAAAGCTTCAGATG GACCTGTACCATTGGCAGATCATGGGCGGTAACCTGACACAGAATATTAAGACTTATTTTCCTTTAATTG GTCATGTACAGATAGCACAAGTTCCTCATCGAAATGAGCCAGACAGCCCAGGGGAGCTGAACTTCATGTATCTATTTGACCTACTGCAGGAGCTTGGATACCAGGGATATGTAGGCTGTGAATACAAACCTCAGG GTGACACTGCGAAAGGACTTGGCTGGATGAAAAAGTATCTCAAGTACTGTCATGTTGATAACAAAACAAATTAA
- the hyi gene encoding putative hydroxypyruvate isomerase isoform X3, with the protein MHFSANISWLFQDVPDFPGRIEAASQSGFRAVEVAWPYASDRTLFKAALNNHNTSLVLLNTPPGNIEAGELGLAAVPGRQDEFRTGLNEAVRWASDLGCDRIHIMAGRVPLGLERQNIEEEMEETFIENLQYAADILAQAGMVGLLEPINSLISEPRYFLNTPQHAASILQKVKRPNLKLQMDLYHWQIMGGNLTQNIKTYFPLIGHVQIAQVPHRNEPDSPGELNFMYLFDLLQELGYQGYVGCEYKPQGDTAKGLGWMKKYLKYCHVDNKTN; encoded by the exons ATGCATTTTTCGGCCAATATTTCTTGGCTGTTTCAGGACGTGCCTGATTTTCCGGGCCGTATTGAGGCTGCGTCTCAGAGCGGCTTCCGAGCGGTTGAGGTGGCCTGGCCCTACGCTTCCGATAGGACTCTTTTTAAGGCGGCACTAAACAATCACAACACTAGTCTGGTCCTACTCAACACCCCACCAG GTAACATAGAAGCTGGTGAACTTGGCCTTGCTGCTGTGCCTGGCAGGCAAGATGAATTCCGAACAGGTCTCAATGAAGCTGTCAGGTGGGCCAGTGATTTAGGATGTGACAG AATTCATATCATGGCAGGACGAGTGCCACTTGGTTTGGAACGACAAAATATTGAGGAAGAGATGGAGGAGACATTTATTGAAAACCTCCAGTATGCAGCAGACATCCTTGCACAG GCTGGAATGGTGGGACTTCTGGAACCTATAAACTCCCTAATCAGTGAACCTCGCTATTTCCTGAACACACCTCAACATG CTGCCTCAATACTGCAGAAAGTGAAAAGACCAAATTTAAAGCTTCAGATG GACCTGTACCATTGGCAGATCATGGGCGGTAACCTGACACAGAATATTAAGACTTATTTTCCTTTAATTG GTCATGTACAGATAGCACAAGTTCCTCATCGAAATGAGCCAGACAGCCCAGGGGAGCTGAACTTCATGTATCTATTTGACCTACTGCAGGAGCTTGGATACCAGGGATATGTAGGCTGTGAATACAAACCTCAGG GTGACACTGCGAAAGGACTTGGCTGGATGAAAAAGTATCTCAAGTACTGTCATGTTGATAACAAAACAAATTAA
- the hyi gene encoding putative hydroxypyruvate isomerase isoform X1, protein MRHLTSGLNRKSPFQALHSKVLAVSGKDSDFHYPCACTPRLPPAPDLARWAYPRPLFACNTALLSGCNIAKFPGNIEAGELGLAAVPGRQDEFRTGLNEAVRWASDLGCDRIHIMAGRVPLGLERQNIEEEMEETFIENLQYAADILAQAGMVGLLEPINSLISEPRYFLNTPQHAASILQKVKRPNLKLQMDLYHWQIMGGNLTQNIKTYFPLIGHVQIAQVPHRNEPDSPGELNFMYLFDLLQELGYQGYVGCEYKPQGDTAKGLGWMKKYLKYCHVDNKTN, encoded by the exons ATGCGGCATTTAACTTCCGGATTAAACCGGAAGTCGCCCTTTCAAGCTCTGCACAGTAAAGTACTG gccGTGTCCGGAAAAGACTCAGACTTCCATTACCCCTGTGCCTGCACACCCCGCCTGCCTCCTGCTCCCGATCTAGCACGGTGGGCGTATCCTCGGCCTCTCTTTGCCTGTAATACCGCCTTGCTTTCGGGCTGCAATATAGCGAAGTTTCCCG GTAACATAGAAGCTGGTGAACTTGGCCTTGCTGCTGTGCCTGGCAGGCAAGATGAATTCCGAACAGGTCTCAATGAAGCTGTCAGGTGGGCCAGTGATTTAGGATGTGACAG AATTCATATCATGGCAGGACGAGTGCCACTTGGTTTGGAACGACAAAATATTGAGGAAGAGATGGAGGAGACATTTATTGAAAACCTCCAGTATGCAGCAGACATCCTTGCACAG GCTGGAATGGTGGGACTTCTGGAACCTATAAACTCCCTAATCAGTGAACCTCGCTATTTCCTGAACACACCTCAACATG CTGCCTCAATACTGCAGAAAGTGAAAAGACCAAATTTAAAGCTTCAGATG GACCTGTACCATTGGCAGATCATGGGCGGTAACCTGACACAGAATATTAAGACTTATTTTCCTTTAATTG GTCATGTACAGATAGCACAAGTTCCTCATCGAAATGAGCCAGACAGCCCAGGGGAGCTGAACTTCATGTATCTATTTGACCTACTGCAGGAGCTTGGATACCAGGGATATGTAGGCTGTGAATACAAACCTCAGG GTGACACTGCGAAAGGACTTGGCTGGATGAAAAAGTATCTCAAGTACTGTCATGTTGATAACAAAACAAATTAA